One Brassica napus cultivar Da-Ae chromosome A1, Da-Ae, whole genome shotgun sequence genomic region harbors:
- the LOC125576884 gene encoding protein NRT1/ PTR FAMILY 6.4-like: protein MVHVSSHGTKDGSEEAFDYRGNPPDKSKTGGWLGAGLILGSELSERICVMGISMNLVTYLVGDLHISSAKSATIVTNFMGTLNLLGLLGGFLADAKLGRYKMVAIAASVTALGVLLLTVSTTIPSMRPPPCDDFRRLHHQCVEAKGHQLALLYVALYTIALGGGGIKSNVSGFGSDQFDTSDPKEEKQMIFFFNRFYFSISLGSLFAVIVLVYVQDNVGRGWGYGISAATMVVAAVVLLCGTKLYRFKKPRGSPFTVIWRVGYLAWKKRNESYPSNPSLLNGYDNTTVPHTERLKCLDKAAVVTNEKDSWSVSTVTQVEEVKLVVKLIPIWATNILFWTIYSQMTTFTVEQATFMERKVGSFTVPAGSYSAFLILTILLFTSLNERVFVPLTRMITKKPQGLTSLQRIGVGLVFSMAAMAVAAVIENARREAEVAKGMKISAFWLIPQYFLVGAGEAFAYVGQLEFFIREAPERMKSMSTGLFLSTVSMGFFVSSLLVSLVDKVTHRSWLRSNLNKGRLNYFYWLLVILGALNFFVFLLFAMKHQYKADMISVGVDDSVEKGKDSEKEKSEFELKDIP from the exons ATG GTTCATGTGTCATCGCATGGAACAAAAGATGGCTCGGAAGAAGCCTTCGACTACAGAGGAAATCCACCTGATAAGTCCAAAACCGGTGGATGGTTAGGCGCCGGTTTAATCTTAG GGAGTGAGCTATCGGAGAGAATATGCGTGATGGGCATATCTATGAATCTAGTGACGTACCTTGTTGGAGACTTGCACATCTCATCAGCAAAATCAGCGACCATAGTCACAAATTTCATGGGAACTCTCAACCTCTTAGGACTTCTTGGTGGTTTCTTGGCTGACGCtaaactcggtcgctacaagATGGTCGCAATAGCTGCCTCCGTCACAGCTCTG GGAGTGTTGCTATTGACAGTGTCTACAACCATCCCAAGCATGAGACCGCCACCATGTGACGATTTCAGAAGACTTCACCATCAGTGCGTAGAGGCAAAAGGTCACCAGTTAGCTCTTCTCTACGTCGCTCTCTACACCATAGCTCTCGGCGGCGGAGGAATCAAATCCAACGTCTCGGGCTTCGGGTCTGACCAGTTCGACACGAGTGATCCTAAAGAAGAGAAGCAgatgatcttcttcttcaatagaTTCTATTTCTCCATCAGCCTCGGATCTCTCTTCGCCGTGATTGTTCTGGTTTACGTCCAGGACAACGTGGGAAGAGGCTGGGGCTACGGGATCTCGGCCGCGACTATGGTGGTCGCGGCCGTGGTTTTGCTCTGCGGAACGAAACTGTACCGTTTCAAGAAACCTAGAGGAAGCCCTTTCACTGTTATATGGAGGGTTGGTTACTTGGCGTGGAAGAAAAGAAACGAGAGTTACCCTTCAAATCCTAGTCTTTTAAACGGTTACGACAACACAACGGTTCCCCACACCGAGAGGCTAAAGTGTTTGGACAAAGCCGCGGTTGTCACAAACGAGAAGGATTCGTGGAGCGTGTCGACCGTTACACAGGTCGAAGAAGTGAAGCTAGTTGTGAAATTGATTCCTATTTGGGCAACGAACATTCTCTTCTGGACGATTTACTCCCAAATGACTACATTCACAGTGGAACAAGCCACGTTTATGGAGCGTAAAGTCGGGTCTTTCACCGTACCCGCAGGGTCATACTCGGCTTTTCTCATTCTCACGATTCTCCTCTTCACTTCCCTTAACGAGAGAGTCTTTGTGCCTTTAACAAGAATGATCACAAAGAAACCTCAAGGACTCACCAGCCTCCAGAGGATTGGAGTTGGGCTCGTGTTCTCAATGGCTGCAATGGCTGTTGCAGCGGTTATAGAGAACGCTAGACGCGAGGCAGAGGTCGCCAAGGGGATGAAGATAAGCGCGTTCTGGTTGATTCCGCAGTATTTCTTGGTTGGTGCGGGTGAAGCGTTTGCTTACGTTGGACAGCTTGAGTTCTTTATTAGAGAAGCACCAGAGAGGATGAAATCTATGAGCACCGGATTGTTTCTAAGCACGGTTTCGATGGGATTCTTTGTGAGCAGCTTGCTTGTTTCTCTTGTGGATAAGGTTACACACAGGAGCTGGCTTAGAAGCAACCTCAACAAAGGGAGATTGAACTACTTCTACTGGTTACTTGTTATCTTGGGAGCATTGAATTTCTTCGTTTTTCTTCTGTTTGCGATGAAGCATCAGTATAAAGCTGATATGATTAGTGTTGGGGTTGATGATTCAGTGGAGAAGGGTAAGGATAGCGAAAAAGAAAAGTCTGAGTTTGAGCTTAAGGACATTCCATAA